Proteins from a genomic interval of Candidatus Hydrogenedentota bacterium:
- a CDS encoding FHA domain-containing protein — protein MAMFILRRTKGDTDGECWPISAASLFIGRSAQCDVTVGDPTVSRRHCEVYAQNGGIFLRDLGSSNLTLVDGQPVKTAELHPGNHIIVGTAHFVVEESNEEAPAATAPLPASARRSLAVDRNIFVDESRLPEVIALGTRGVEGLSRLFRLARLLSETQTIQELAMILHETLTETFKPEICWIARYIEERSTLTFFNAQGEIVDAPEDAPRKIVEAAFFRRSGLLWPREKDGVVQAQAAAPLVTPEKRVGIIVLQSMPHVLYDSLDLELLSAIAHTAAPFVKSMEQAEQTQISLTKLRKQWGL, from the coding sequence GTGGCCATGTTCATTCTGCGGCGGACGAAGGGGGATACGGACGGCGAGTGCTGGCCCATCAGCGCCGCGTCGCTGTTCATTGGGCGCAGCGCCCAGTGCGACGTCACCGTCGGCGACCCCACCGTATCCCGCCGCCACTGCGAGGTCTATGCCCAGAACGGCGGTATCTTTCTGCGCGATCTGGGCAGCAGCAACCTCACCCTGGTCGATGGCCAGCCCGTGAAGACGGCGGAGCTCCACCCCGGCAACCATATCATCGTAGGGACCGCCCATTTTGTGGTGGAGGAATCGAACGAAGAAGCACCCGCGGCGACCGCACCCCTGCCGGCATCCGCCCGCCGCTCCCTGGCGGTGGATCGCAACATCTTCGTGGACGAAAGCCGCCTGCCGGAGGTGATCGCCCTCGGTACTCGCGGCGTCGAGGGCCTAAGCAGGCTCTTTCGGCTCGCGCGGCTCCTGAGCGAGACCCAGACGATCCAGGAGCTCGCCATGATCCTCCATGAGACGCTCACGGAGACATTCAAGCCGGAAATCTGCTGGATCGCCCGCTACATCGAAGAGCGCAGCACCCTGACCTTCTTCAACGCACAGGGCGAGATTGTAGACGCCCCCGAAGACGCGCCGCGCAAGATCGTAGAGGCGGCCTTCTTCCGGCGCAGCGGCCTGCTCTGGCCTCGGGAGAAAGACGGGGTGGTCCAGGCTCAGGCCGCCGCACCCCTCGTCACACCCGAAAAACGGGTCGGCATCATTGTGCTCCAGAGCATGCCCCACGTCCTCTATGATTCCCTGGATCTGGAACTGCTCTCCGCCATCGCCCACACCGCCGCCCCCTTCGTAAAGTCCATGGAACAGGCCGAGCAAACCCAAATCTCCCTCACCAAGCTCCGCAAGCAGTGGGGGCTGTAG
- a CDS encoding sigma-70 family RNA polymerase sigma factor has translation MYDAHGLGVYGYVHAILADRAEAEDVVQDVFLRALARSRGWLGLRNPAGYLYRAARNEALSRLRKRTVRTRAAAELTYAAEVLTPIESSLESAEEAARVNSALLALPVEQREVVVLKVYQNMTFKDIARITGASQNTVASRYRYALAKLKEILEAEEAVFHEPN, from the coding sequence TTGTACGACGCCCACGGGTTGGGGGTCTATGGGTATGTCCATGCCATCCTCGCGGACCGCGCGGAAGCGGAGGATGTGGTGCAAGACGTGTTCCTTCGGGCGCTGGCGCGATCAAGGGGGTGGTTGGGCCTGCGCAATCCCGCAGGGTACCTATACCGCGCGGCGCGCAACGAGGCATTGAGCCGTCTGCGCAAGCGCACGGTGCGGACGAGGGCGGCGGCGGAGTTGACGTACGCGGCGGAAGTGCTGACACCAATAGAATCGTCGTTGGAATCGGCGGAGGAGGCCGCGCGGGTCAATTCGGCGCTGCTGGCCCTGCCGGTGGAACAGCGCGAGGTGGTGGTGCTAAAGGTTTACCAGAACATGACCTTCAAAGATATCGCGCGAATTACAGGCGCGTCCCAAAATACCGTCGCGAGTCGTTATCGCTACGCGCTGGCGAAGTTGAAGGAAATCCTCGAAGCGGAGGAGGCGGTGTTCCATGAACCCAATTGA